A stretch of Capricornis sumatraensis isolate serow.1 chromosome 10, serow.2, whole genome shotgun sequence DNA encodes these proteins:
- the DNAJB8 gene encoding dnaJ homolog subfamily B member 8, with translation MANYYEVLGVQASASPEDIKKAYRRLALRWHPDKNPDNKEEAEKKFKQVSEAYEVLSNSKKRSLYDRAGCDGWRLGGTGSPHCGGYTFRNPEDIFREFFGGLDPFSFDFWDAPFSSERRARGHGLRGAFSAGFGEFPAFMEAFSAFDSLGRGGTGRTTFSSTSFGGSGSGGSGFKSVMSSTEMVNGHKVTTKRIVENGQERMEVEEDGQLKSVTINGKEQRKWVDSK, from the coding sequence ATGGCTAACTACTACGAAGTGCTCGGGGTGCAGGCCAGCGCCTCCCCGGAGGACATCAAGAAGGCCTACCGCAGGCTGGCCCTGCGCTGGCACCCCGACAAGAACCCTGACAACAAGGAGGAGGCCGAGAAGAAATTTAAGCAGGTGTCCGAGGCCTACGAGGTCCTGTCCAACTCCAAGAAGCGCTCGCTGTACGACCGCGCGGGCTGTGATGGCTGGCGGCTCGGCGGGACCGGCTCCCCGCACTGTGGCGGCTACACCTTCCGCAACCCGGAGGACATCTTCCGCGAGTTCTTCGGAGGCCTGGACCCTTTCTCCTTCGACTTCTGGGACGCACCCTTCAGCAGCGAGCGCAGGGCCCGGGGCCATGGGCTGCGCGGGGCATTCTCAGCCGGCTTCGGCGAGTTCCCCGCCTTCATGGAGGCCTTCTCAGCCTTTGACAGCCTGGGCCGCGGGGGCACCGGCAGGACCACCTTCTCGTCCACGTCCTTCGGCGGCTCCGGCTCGGGCGGCTCCGGCTTCAAATCGGTGATGTCGTCCACCGAGATGGTCAACGGCCACAAGGTTACCACCAAACGCATCGTGGAGAACGGGCAGGAGCGCATGGAGGTGGAGGAGGACGGGCAGCTCAAGTCGGTGACCATCAACGGCAAGGAGCAGCGCAAATGGGTGGACAGCAAGTAG